A stretch of Methylogaea oryzae DNA encodes these proteins:
- a CDS encoding TetR/AcrR family transcriptional regulator — protein MSTVPTPKRAAILDAAKRVFIAHGYSGASMEAIAEAAPVSKPTLYSHFKGKQELFAAVVAGQCEALLGTLSRAQAEQPDALSGLKAVARSFVDLVYAEEALSLYRMIVAEQPKFPDLGTLVYRASADPILHRLSSYLTELHESGALRIPDVATSSRLLTSMLKGDEHFRCLMGLQPALSEAEKERLVDAAVDLFLKGHGYAA, from the coding sequence ATGAGCACAGTCCCCACCCCCAAGCGCGCGGCCATACTGGACGCGGCCAAGCGCGTATTCATCGCCCACGGCTACAGCGGCGCCAGCATGGAAGCCATCGCCGAGGCCGCGCCGGTGTCCAAGCCCACGCTCTACAGCCACTTCAAGGGCAAGCAGGAACTGTTCGCCGCCGTGGTCGCCGGCCAATGCGAGGCCCTGCTCGGCACCCTCTCTCGCGCCCAGGCCGAGCAGCCGGATGCGCTGTCCGGCCTGAAAGCCGTCGCCCGCTCCTTCGTCGATCTCGTCTACGCGGAAGAAGCCTTGAGCCTCTACCGCATGATCGTCGCCGAACAACCGAAGTTTCCCGACCTGGGAACGCTGGTCTACCGCGCCAGCGCCGACCCCATACTGCACCGGCTGTCGTCCTACCTTACCGAGCTGCATGAAAGCGGCGCCCTGCGCATCCCCGACGTGGCCACCTCGAGCCGGCTGCTGACGAGCATGCTGAAAGGCGACGAACACTTCCGCTGCCTGATGGGGTTGCAGCCGGCCTTGAGCGAGGCGGAAAAAGAACGGCTGGTCGACGCCGCCGTCGATCTGTTCCTCAAAGGACACGGTTATGCGGCCTGA
- the hcp gene encoding hydroxylamine reductase, with protein MFCYQCEQTQRSANGDGCSSAKGNCGKDAVTSDLQDLLVHAAKGIAQYAARARALGAPDNEAGGFVLYALFTTLTNVNFNATRFVTLLQQAAQVRDRVKARYEEAARAQGLTPETLTGAADWQPAADMDGLLMQATEVGIKAGLEQVGEDIVGLRSLILYGLKGVCAYAHHAHVLGGESDAVYAGVESALDFLATNPADMNALLERAMALGQLNLQVMEMLDGANTGTFGAPEPSAVRVTPVKGKAILVSGHDLKDLVNLLEQTKDTGINIYTHGEMLPAHGYPKLKAYPHLAGNYGGAWQDQQTEFADFPGAILMTSNCIIEPRPQYRQRIFTAGPVGWPGVRHIADGNFAPVIEAAKALPGFKEDVAEKTITVGFGHDAVLGVADKVIDAVKAGAIRHFFLIGGCDGAAPGRNYYTEFAEKAPQDSVILTLGCNKYRFNQHDFGDIGGIPRLLDIGQCNDSYSAIKIATALAGAFECGVNDLPLSLIVSWFEQKAAAVLLTLLSLGIRNIRLGPTLPAFLTPALVQALVDQFGLQPITDAQSDIDAALMRQAA; from the coding sequence ATGTTTTGCTACCAATGTGAACAAACCCAACGCTCCGCCAACGGCGACGGCTGCTCGTCCGCCAAGGGCAACTGCGGCAAGGACGCCGTCACTTCCGACTTGCAGGATCTGCTGGTCCACGCCGCCAAAGGCATTGCCCAGTACGCCGCCCGCGCCCGCGCCCTAGGCGCGCCGGACAACGAAGCGGGCGGTTTCGTGCTGTACGCCCTGTTCACCACCCTGACCAACGTCAACTTCAACGCCACCCGCTTCGTCACCCTGCTGCAGCAGGCGGCCCAGGTGCGCGACCGGGTCAAGGCGCGTTACGAGGAAGCCGCCCGCGCCCAGGGGCTGACGCCGGAAACGCTGACCGGCGCGGCCGACTGGCAACCGGCGGCGGACATGGACGGCTTGCTGATGCAAGCCACCGAAGTGGGCATCAAGGCCGGTCTGGAACAGGTGGGCGAGGACATCGTCGGCCTGCGCTCGCTGATACTTTACGGCCTCAAGGGCGTGTGCGCCTACGCCCACCACGCCCACGTGCTGGGCGGCGAGAGCGACGCCGTCTACGCCGGCGTGGAAAGCGCCCTGGACTTCCTCGCCACCAACCCGGCCGACATGAATGCTTTGCTGGAGCGGGCCATGGCCTTGGGCCAGCTCAACTTGCAAGTGATGGAGATGCTGGACGGCGCCAACACCGGCACTTTCGGCGCGCCCGAACCGTCCGCCGTGCGGGTGACGCCGGTCAAGGGCAAGGCCATCCTGGTCAGCGGCCACGACCTGAAAGACCTGGTCAACCTGCTGGAGCAAACCAAAGACACCGGCATCAACATCTACACCCACGGCGAAATGCTGCCGGCCCACGGCTATCCCAAGCTCAAGGCCTATCCGCACCTGGCCGGCAACTACGGCGGCGCTTGGCAGGACCAGCAGACCGAATTCGCCGACTTCCCCGGCGCCATCCTGATGACCTCCAACTGCATCATCGAGCCGCGCCCGCAGTACCGCCAGCGCATCTTCACCGCGGGACCGGTGGGCTGGCCCGGCGTGCGCCACATCGCCGACGGCAATTTCGCCCCGGTCATCGAAGCGGCCAAGGCGCTGCCCGGCTTCAAGGAAGACGTCGCTGAAAAGACCATCACCGTCGGCTTCGGCCACGATGCGGTGCTGGGCGTGGCCGACAAAGTCATCGACGCGGTGAAGGCCGGCGCCATCCGCCACTTCTTCCTCATCGGCGGCTGCGACGGCGCCGCACCGGGCCGCAACTACTACACGGAGTTCGCCGAAAAAGCGCCCCAGGACAGCGTCATCCTCACCCTGGGCTGCAACAAGTACCGCTTCAACCAGCACGATTTCGGCGACATCGGCGGCATTCCGCGCCTCTTGGACATCGGCCAGTGCAACGACAGCTATTCCGCCATCAAGATCGCCACCGCCCTGGCCGGCGCTTTCGAATGCGGCGTCAACGACCTGCCCTTGTCCCTGATCGTCTCCTGGTTCGAGCAGAAAGCCGCCGCCGTGCTGCTGACCCTGCTGTCCTTAGGGATACGCAACATCCGCCTCGGGCCGACCCTGCCGGCCTTCCTCACCCCGGCCCTGGTGCAAGCCCTGGTGGACCAGTTCGGCCTGCAGCCCATCACCGACGCCCAGTCCGACATCGACGCGGCGCTGATGCGCCAGGCGGCTTGA
- the mmoC gene encoding aromatic/alkene monooxygenase hydroxylase FAD-binding subunit MmoC — protein sequence MTAYPIELTTRDGEQIRFDCAEDQNLIDAAAAVDIILPSQCKQGGCGACHAHATAGDYLLGEHSPDALPKDGGHGSLLMCRTYPRSALSIAAPFDHNRVLFQAIPRREAEIAELAAIGENTVRLVLQLLPDADDSRAAQFEPGQFMELELPGGDLKRAYSLANNGNWEGRLEFLIRLQPNGRFSTFLKEQAKTGDKLMVRGPQGAFGLEETGLRPRWFVAGGTGLAPMLSMLRRMAEWQEPHEARLFFGVNREEELFALDELEELKAALPQLRVEICVWKPGDAWQGYAGTPVDALRRDLAEAKTTPDIYLCGPPALIDFAETAARELGVGEEQIFSERFLPS from the coding sequence ATGACCGCCTACCCCATCGAACTCACCACCCGCGACGGCGAGCAGATCCGCTTCGACTGCGCGGAAGACCAGAACCTCATCGACGCCGCCGCCGCGGTGGACATCATCCTGCCGTCCCAGTGCAAGCAGGGCGGCTGCGGCGCTTGCCACGCCCACGCCACCGCCGGCGACTACCTGCTGGGCGAGCACAGCCCCGACGCCCTGCCGAAAGACGGCGGCCACGGCAGCCTGCTCATGTGCCGCACCTATCCGCGCAGCGCCCTGAGCATCGCCGCGCCGTTCGACCACAACCGCGTGCTGTTCCAGGCCATTCCCCGCCGGGAAGCGGAAATCGCCGAACTGGCCGCCATCGGCGAGAACACCGTGCGGCTGGTGTTGCAGTTGTTGCCCGACGCCGACGACAGCCGCGCCGCCCAGTTCGAGCCGGGCCAGTTCATGGAGCTGGAACTGCCCGGCGGCGATCTGAAGCGGGCCTATTCCCTGGCCAACAACGGCAATTGGGAAGGCCGGCTGGAATTCCTCATCCGCCTGCAACCCAACGGCCGTTTTTCCACTTTCCTCAAGGAGCAGGCCAAGACGGGGGACAAACTCATGGTGCGCGGCCCGCAGGGCGCGTTCGGCCTGGAGGAAACCGGCCTCAGGCCGCGCTGGTTCGTCGCCGGCGGCACGGGCCTCGCCCCCATGCTGTCCATGCTGCGGCGCATGGCCGAATGGCAGGAACCCCACGAAGCGCGGCTGTTTTTCGGCGTCAATCGGGAGGAGGAGCTGTTCGCCCTGGACGAACTGGAAGAGCTCAAAGCGGCGCTGCCGCAGCTGCGCGTGGAGATTTGCGTCTGGAAGCCCGGCGACGCCTGGCAGGGATACGCCGGCACGCCGGTGGACGCCCTGCGCCGCGACCTGGCCGAGGCGAAAACCACGCCGGACATCTACCTGTGCGGCCCGCCGGCGCTGATCGATTTCGCCGAAACGGCGGCGCGGGAGCTGGGCGTGGGGGAGGAGCAGATTTTCAGCGAGCGCTTTTTGCCTAGCTGA
- a CDS encoding Crp/Fnr family transcriptional regulator codes for MQQDKPAKDQIQQQLARLPLFAALDAEQLAGITAGVHAKPLPKGGTLFHKGDPCRGFYVVLSGQMKLAFRSPQGDEKVVEIISPNQSFGEAVMFLDRPYPVYAEALIDSQLAHIPSGPIFAMLERDHSFARKMLAGLSIRLHGLIQDVEAYSLHSSAQRVIGYLLEQCAEEGDGQAELSLPTSKQVVASHLNLKPETLSRIFHDLAEAGLITVSGKQITIHDLRRLREFGL; via the coding sequence ATGCAGCAAGACAAACCCGCTAAAGACCAGATTCAACAACAGCTCGCCCGCTTGCCCCTGTTCGCCGCCCTGGACGCGGAACAACTGGCCGGCATCACCGCCGGCGTCCACGCCAAGCCGCTGCCCAAGGGCGGCACCTTGTTCCACAAGGGCGATCCCTGCCGCGGCTTTTACGTGGTGCTGTCCGGCCAGATGAAGCTGGCGTTCCGCTCGCCCCAGGGCGACGAGAAAGTGGTGGAAATCATCAGCCCCAACCAAAGCTTCGGCGAAGCGGTGATGTTCCTCGACCGGCCCTACCCGGTTTACGCCGAAGCCTTGATCGACAGCCAATTGGCGCATATTCCCAGCGGCCCCATTTTCGCCATGCTGGAGCGGGACCATTCCTTCGCCCGCAAAATGCTGGCCGGATTGTCCATTCGCCTGCACGGCCTGATCCAGGACGTGGAGGCCTATTCCCTGCATTCCAGCGCCCAGCGGGTCATCGGTTACTTGCTGGAGCAATGCGCCGAGGAGGGCGACGGCCAGGCGGAATTGTCCCTGCCCACTTCCAAGCAGGTGGTCGCTTCGCACCTCAACCTGAAGCCGGAAACTCTGTCGCGCATTTTTCACGATCTGGCCGAAGCCGGCTTGATCACCGTCTCCGGAAAACAAATCACCATCCACGATTTGCGCCGCCTGCGCGAGTTCGGCTTGTAA
- a CDS encoding TetR/AcrR family transcriptional regulator, with amino-acid sequence MNASDPADSATRSARERILLTAHDLFYRDGIRATGIDRVIAESGVTKTTFYRHFPSKNDLIRAFLEYRHRRWMDWFGAALLRHGATPGGGLAPLAPALAEWFQNPIFRGCAFINSVAELGGVLPDVADISRRHKDDMMRAILELLPESPDRQAVADAVAVAVDGAIVKAQLESSHGRTPQAALASLERIARALTAAAPSA; translated from the coding sequence ATGAACGCTTCCGACCCCGCCGACTCCGCGACTCGCTCCGCGCGCGAACGCATCCTGCTCACCGCCCACGACCTGTTCTACCGCGACGGCATTCGCGCCACCGGCATCGACCGGGTCATCGCCGAATCGGGCGTGACCAAGACGACTTTCTACCGGCATTTCCCCAGCAAAAACGATTTGATCCGGGCTTTCCTGGAATACCGGCACCGGCGCTGGATGGACTGGTTCGGCGCGGCGTTGCTGCGCCACGGGGCGACGCCCGGCGGCGGCCTGGCGCCCCTGGCGCCGGCGCTGGCGGAATGGTTCCAAAACCCGATCTTCCGTGGCTGCGCCTTCATCAACAGCGTGGCGGAGCTGGGCGGGGTCTTGCCCGACGTGGCCGACATTTCCCGCCGCCACAAGGACGACATGATGCGCGCCATCCTGGAACTGCTGCCGGAATCCCCCGACCGCCAAGCCGTCGCGGACGCCGTGGCGGTGGCGGTGGACGGCGCCATCGTCAAGGCGCAGCTGGAATCGTCCCATGGCCGGACGCCGCAAGCGGCCTTGGCGAGCCTGGAACGCATCGCACGGGCGTTGACGGCGGCCGCGCCCTCCGCCTAG
- a CDS encoding efflux transporter outer membrane subunit, with the protein MRPEAGYLLLLCGLAGCTVGPDYREPAASVPDRWQADLQAADALRPVERESLKDWWKRFGDTRLNRLMDLALTGNLDLKMALARVGQARAERRGTRAELFPKVDVAADAQRNVNPFPGFAPGLKFNLFELGFDALWEIDLFGRQQRRLEAASAELDAATEDYAQALVTLSADLARGYIDYRSLQNQLRITRANLEAQRHTLKLTEKLFNEGVGTRHDVVRARAQTEGTEARLPALEAQLIAAQRQLELLLGKPPGALAAELEAPAAVPVAQGRDILASPAETIGRRPDIRIAERRLAAATAMQGAATAELFPKVSLSAFLGLRNTDIESLFKSAAFSYGTAANFMQPLLNFGRIRAGIDLAEAKQQEAYLAYEKAVLDALRETETAMTRYLKEEVRRQTLALSTADLRESLRLAQRRYTEGVASFLDVLDAQRDLYAADIELARSEAEASTNLIAVYKALGGGANAAPPHNPEGT; encoded by the coding sequence ATGCGGCCTGAAGCCGGCTACTTGCTGCTGCTGTGCGGCCTGGCCGGCTGCACCGTCGGCCCCGATTACCGGGAACCCGCGGCCAGCGTTCCAGACCGCTGGCAAGCCGACCTGCAAGCAGCCGACGCATTGCGGCCGGTCGAGCGGGAATCCTTGAAGGACTGGTGGAAGCGTTTCGGCGACACCCGGCTGAACCGGCTGATGGACCTAGCCTTGACCGGCAACCTCGACCTGAAGATGGCCCTGGCCCGCGTCGGCCAGGCGCGCGCCGAACGCCGCGGCACCCGCGCGGAACTCTTCCCCAAGGTCGACGTGGCGGCGGACGCCCAGCGCAACGTAAACCCATTCCCCGGCTTCGCGCCCGGCCTCAAATTCAACCTGTTCGAACTGGGCTTCGACGCCCTGTGGGAAATCGACCTGTTCGGCCGCCAGCAACGCCGCCTGGAGGCGGCCTCCGCCGAGCTGGACGCGGCCACGGAGGACTACGCCCAAGCGCTGGTGACGCTGAGCGCGGACTTGGCGCGCGGCTACATCGACTACCGTAGCCTGCAGAACCAGCTGCGCATCACCCGCGCCAACCTGGAAGCGCAGCGGCACACGCTGAAACTGACGGAAAAACTCTTCAATGAAGGCGTCGGCACTCGCCACGACGTGGTGCGGGCGCGGGCGCAGACGGAAGGCACCGAAGCGCGGCTGCCCGCCCTGGAAGCCCAGCTGATCGCCGCCCAGCGGCAGCTGGAACTGCTGCTGGGCAAGCCACCCGGCGCCCTGGCGGCCGAGCTGGAAGCGCCGGCCGCCGTGCCGGTGGCCCAGGGCAGGGACATACTCGCCTCGCCGGCGGAAACCATCGGCCGCCGCCCGGACATCCGCATCGCCGAGCGCCGCCTCGCCGCCGCCACCGCCATGCAAGGCGCCGCCACCGCCGAACTGTTCCCGAAAGTGTCCCTGTCCGCCTTCCTCGGCCTGCGCAACACCGACATCGAATCCCTGTTCAAATCGGCCGCCTTCTCCTACGGCACCGCCGCCAATTTCATGCAGCCGCTGCTCAACTTCGGCCGCATCCGCGCCGGCATCGACCTGGCCGAAGCCAAGCAGCAGGAAGCCTACTTGGCCTACGAAAAAGCCGTGCTGGACGCCCTGCGGGAAACCGAAACCGCCATGACCCGCTACCTCAAGGAAGAAGTCCGTCGCCAAACCCTGGCCCTCTCGACGGCGGATTTGCGCGAATCGCTGCGGCTGGCGCAACGGCGCTACACCGAAGGGGTGGCCTCGTTCCTGGACGTGCTGGACGCCCAGCGCGACCTTTACGCCGCCGACATCGAACTGGCGCGTTCGGAAGCGGAAGCGTCGACGAATTTGATCGCCGTGTACAAGGCGCTGGGCGGCGGCGCGAACGCCGCGCCGCCGCATAATCCAGAAGGGACTTAG
- a CDS encoding DHA2 family efflux MFS transporter permease subunit — protein MAVASPTTGPGDGAAAERRLTPQQWLGFFAMVLGVFMAILDIQIVASSLEQIQAGLSATRDEITWVQTAYLVAEVVVIPLSGWLARAFSTRILFVLACGGFTLMSLLCVLAWNLPSMVAFRAFQGVFGGAMIPTVMAVIYTLFPARLQPTMTVVVGVVVMVAPTVGPVLGGYLTEVVSWKALFLINLLPGLLACLAIWRFVRVDEPDWALLEKIDFLGILYIVAFLGSMQFVLEEGVREQWFESREIVFFSLAALVSGIAMFHRELTIGHPIVDLWAFRNRNFAVGCLFSFILGIGSFTLMYLMPVYLASVKGLNSLQIGQYVMVTGAFQFISAFVAGPLAQRLDSRLILALGLTGFATGSWMNGSLSHESGYWEFFWPQALRGFSLMFCFLPINSLALGSLPPEEVKNASGLYNLMRNLGGAIGLAVANTLMIQLNKEHYAMLRESVTPGSPQAQSLLAALQERLAAAGLPNGESAALKQLYGLVLREAEVLTLNTLFHILGLIFFLALLLTPWVSKTAAAADAGGGH, from the coding sequence ATGGCGGTGGCTTCTCCAACCACAGGCCCCGGCGACGGCGCGGCGGCCGAAAGGCGGCTCACCCCGCAGCAATGGCTGGGATTTTTCGCCATGGTGCTGGGGGTCTTCATGGCGATCTTGGACATCCAAATCGTCGCCAGCTCCCTGGAGCAGATCCAGGCGGGGTTGTCGGCGACGCGGGACGAAATCACTTGGGTGCAGACCGCCTATCTGGTGGCGGAAGTGGTCGTCATTCCCCTGTCCGGCTGGCTGGCGCGGGCCTTTTCCACGCGCATCCTGTTCGTGCTGGCCTGCGGCGGCTTTACCTTGATGAGCTTGTTGTGCGTGCTGGCCTGGAACCTGCCGTCCATGGTGGCGTTCCGCGCCTTCCAGGGCGTGTTCGGCGGCGCGATGATACCGACCGTCATGGCGGTGATTTACACGCTGTTCCCGGCGCGCTTGCAGCCGACCATGACCGTCGTGGTCGGCGTGGTGGTCATGGTCGCGCCCACCGTGGGGCCGGTATTGGGCGGCTATCTCACCGAGGTGGTGTCCTGGAAAGCGCTGTTTCTCATCAACCTGTTGCCGGGGTTGCTGGCCTGTTTGGCGATTTGGCGCTTCGTGCGGGTGGACGAGCCCGACTGGGCGTTGCTGGAGAAGATCGATTTTCTCGGCATCCTCTACATCGTCGCCTTTCTCGGCAGCATGCAGTTCGTGTTGGAGGAGGGCGTGCGCGAACAATGGTTCGAGAGCCGGGAGATAGTGTTTTTCAGCCTGGCCGCCCTGGTCTCCGGCATCGCCATGTTCCATCGGGAACTCACCATCGGCCATCCCATCGTGGATCTGTGGGCTTTCCGCAACCGCAACTTCGCCGTGGGCTGCCTGTTCAGCTTCATACTCGGCATCGGTTCGTTCACGCTGATGTACCTGATGCCGGTGTACCTGGCCAGCGTCAAGGGGCTGAACAGCCTGCAGATTGGCCAGTACGTCATGGTCACCGGCGCGTTCCAGTTCATTTCGGCCTTCGTCGCCGGCCCGCTGGCCCAGCGCCTGGATTCGCGCCTAATCTTGGCCCTGGGGCTGACGGGGTTCGCCACGGGAAGCTGGATGAACGGAAGCCTGTCCCACGAGTCCGGCTACTGGGAGTTCTTCTGGCCGCAAGCGCTGCGGGGCTTTTCCCTCATGTTCTGTTTCCTGCCGATCAATTCCCTGGCCTTGGGCAGCTTGCCGCCGGAGGAGGTGAAAAATGCCAGCGGGCTGTACAACCTGATGCGCAACCTGGGCGGGGCCATCGGTTTGGCGGTGGCCAATACCCTGATGATCCAGTTGAACAAGGAACACTACGCGATGTTGCGCGAATCGGTGACGCCCGGTTCGCCCCAGGCGCAATCCCTGCTGGCCGCCTTGCAGGAACGCTTGGCCGCGGCCGGCCTGCCGAACGGCGAGTCGGCCGCGCTGAAGCAGCTTTATGGCTTGGTGCTGCGGGAAGCCGAGGTGCTCACGCT
- a CDS encoding DUF1348 family protein yields METKPPLPPFTPETAAQKVRMAEDAWNSRDPDRVAMVYTEDTRWRNRGEFPVGREAVRAFLQRKWAKELDYRLIKELWATSGNRIAVRFAYEWHDDSGHWFRSYGNENWEFNEFGLMQRRYASINDLPIEEGERLFRWPLGRRPDDHPGLSELGL; encoded by the coding sequence ATGGAAACCAAACCGCCGCTGCCTCCTTTCACGCCCGAGACCGCCGCGCAAAAAGTGCGCATGGCGGAAGACGCCTGGAATTCCCGCGACCCCGACCGGGTGGCGATGGTCTATACGGAAGACACCCGCTGGCGCAATCGCGGCGAGTTTCCCGTGGGACGGGAGGCCGTGCGCGCTTTCCTGCAACGCAAATGGGCCAAGGAGCTGGACTACCGGCTCATCAAGGAGCTGTGGGCGACATCCGGCAATCGCATCGCCGTGCGCTTCGCCTACGAGTGGCACGACGATTCCGGCCACTGGTTCCGCAGCTACGGCAACGAAAACTGGGAGTTCAACGAGTTCGGCCTGATGCAGCGGCGCTACGCCAGCATCAACGACTTGCCGATCGAGGAAGGGGAAAGGCTGTTCCGTTGGCCTTTGGGGCGCCGTCCCGACGATCACCCCGGCTTGAGCGAACTGGGGCTTTGA
- a CDS encoding HlyD family secretion protein gives MTAAIGAGVAYWLTAVRPFESTDNAYLKAHMSLISPKESGYVKEVLFEDNQRVRPGDLLVVIDDHDFQARVAQAEAQVLAETARIRTLETDKHSQDAKIRQEEANIRAADADLEKAARDLKRFGNLAADGAVSAQTRDAADSAHKQASAQREKTRSARQEEESRLASLDAQIGESQARLKMAEAALELARIDLANTRIVAPMAGVLGNRSVQVGQLVQPGSVLAYLIPAEGVFVEANFKETQIARMQPGQPVDIRVDAYPDSRFEGVVDSFAPASGAEFSLLPPENASGNFTKIVRRVPAKILFRSGADLSRLRPGLSALVKVRVQ, from the coding sequence GTGACCGCCGCTATAGGCGCGGGCGTGGCCTATTGGCTGACGGCCGTGCGTCCCTTCGAGAGCACCGACAACGCCTACCTGAAGGCGCATATGAGCCTGATCAGCCCGAAGGAGAGCGGTTATGTGAAGGAGGTGCTGTTCGAGGACAACCAGCGGGTGCGGCCGGGCGATCTCCTGGTGGTGATCGACGACCACGATTTCCAGGCCAGGGTGGCCCAGGCCGAGGCGCAGGTGCTGGCGGAAACGGCGCGTATCCGCACTTTGGAAACCGACAAGCATTCCCAGGACGCCAAAATTCGCCAGGAAGAGGCCAATATCCGCGCCGCGGACGCCGATCTGGAAAAAGCGGCCAGGGACTTGAAGCGCTTCGGCAATCTGGCGGCGGACGGGGCGGTATCGGCGCAAACCCGCGACGCGGCCGATTCCGCCCATAAGCAGGCCAGCGCCCAGCGGGAGAAAACCCGCTCGGCGCGCCAGGAGGAGGAAAGCCGCTTGGCTTCCCTGGACGCGCAAATCGGCGAGTCCCAAGCCCGCCTGAAGATGGCCGAGGCCGCGTTGGAGCTGGCCCGCATCGACCTGGCCAACACCCGCATCGTCGCGCCCATGGCCGGGGTGTTGGGCAACCGCAGCGTGCAGGTCGGGCAGCTGGTGCAGCCCGGCAGCGTCCTGGCCTATTTGATTCCCGCCGAGGGGGTGTTCGTTGAGGCTAATTTCAAGGAAACCCAGATCGCGCGCATGCAGCCGGGGCAGCCGGTGGATATTCGCGTCGACGCTTATCCCGACAGCCGCTTCGAAGGCGTGGTGGACAGTTTCGCGCCGGCTTCCGGCGCCGAATTCAGCCTGTTGCCGCCGGAAAACGCCAGCGGCAATTTCACCAAAATCGTGCGGCGGGTGCCGGCGAAGATCCTCTTCCGGTCCGGCGCCGACCTGAGCCGCTTGCGGCCCGGGCTGTCGGCGCTGGTCAAAGTTCGCGTGCAGTAG
- the fba gene encoding class II fructose-bisphosphate aldolase (catalyzes the reversible aldol condensation of dihydroxyacetonephosphate and glyceraldehyde 3-phosphate in the Calvin cycle, glycolysis, and/or gluconeogenesis): MALVSLRQLLDYAAEQGFAVPAFNVSNMEQVQAIMQAADACDSPVIMQGSAGANRYAGEVFLRHLILAAVEQYPHIPLVMHRDHAPSPAVCAQAIQSGFSSVMMDGSLLEDMKTPASFEYNVAVTRTVVNMAHACGVSVEGEIGCLGSLENRQDADHSRLLTDPDEAVEFVKQTQVDALAVAIGTSHGAYKFSKPPTGEVLVIDRLKALQQRLPNTHFVMHGSSSVPQEWLQVINQYGGEIPETYGVPVEEIVEGIKYGVRKVNIDTDLRMASTGAMRRFLAQPENASELDARKTYQAARDAMQALCRTRYEAFGSAGHAGKIKAIPLSGMAKRYR; the protein is encoded by the coding sequence ATGGCTTTAGTGTCGTTGCGACAACTTTTAGATTACGCCGCCGAGCAGGGCTTTGCGGTTCCCGCGTTCAACGTGAGCAACATGGAGCAGGTCCAGGCCATCATGCAAGCGGCCGACGCCTGCGACAGCCCGGTGATTATGCAAGGCTCGGCCGGCGCGAATCGCTATGCCGGCGAGGTATTCCTCCGCCACCTGATCCTCGCCGCCGTCGAGCAATACCCGCATATTCCCCTGGTCATGCACCGCGACCACGCGCCCTCGCCGGCCGTGTGCGCGCAAGCCATCCAATCGGGATTCAGCTCGGTGATGATGGACGGTTCGTTGCTGGAGGACATGAAAACGCCCGCTTCCTTCGAATACAACGTGGCGGTGACCCGCACCGTGGTGAACATGGCTCACGCTTGCGGCGTATCCGTCGAAGGCGAAATCGGCTGCCTGGGTTCGCTGGAAAACCGCCAGGATGCCGACCACAGCCGCTTGCTGACCGATCCCGACGAAGCGGTGGAATTCGTCAAGCAAACCCAAGTCGACGCCTTGGCGGTGGCCATCGGCACCAGCCACGGCGCCTATAAGTTCAGCAAGCCGCCCACCGGCGAAGTGCTGGTCATCGACCGTTTGAAGGCTTTGCAGCAACGCTTGCCCAACACCCACTTCGTCATGCACGGCTCCAGCTCGGTGCCGCAGGAGTGGCTGCAAGTCATCAACCAATACGGCGGCGAAATTCCCGAGACCTACGGCGTGCCGGTCGAGGAAATCGTCGAAGGAATCAAATACGGCGTGCGCAAGGTCAACATCGACACCGACCTGCGCATGGCCTCCACCGGTGCCATGCGGCGCTTTTTGGCGCAGCCGGAAAATGCCTCGGAATTGGACGCCCGCAAGACCTATCAAGCGGCCCGAGACGCCATGCAGGCGCTTTGCCGCACGCGCTACGAAGCTTTCGGTTCCGCCGGGCACGCCGGCAAGATCAAGGCGATTCCGTTGAGCGGCATGGCGAAACGTTATCGGTAG